One window of Pungitius pungitius unplaced genomic scaffold, fPunPun2.1 scaffold_48, whole genome shotgun sequence genomic DNA carries:
- the LOC119210302 gene encoding uncharacterized protein LOC119210302 has product MVAILRASPMGKEVSYPSKLEIRAMSQKIIDYYPMLRDDDPNMPYLTIYTKMYKRLQNMRSPRKKQGSVPQRGVAKTALFSADNQDMETDWTDTSNSSDNTLLLESNDDLTEDNSSEAFPAHRPPSVPRKPKTKTFLLPSASASGSSLRTVIASPTTPAKDDVVGQDSLKMQARHYKTLSNMYNKPNAKPNQSDVAQVLDLEFKARRAFIDADVTREEDRPAKIFEAYPCFRDVRNAMDELRRIVGGTNSRYIEEVKGRWADFCAKVQFYGVWKKALKPPFPLDVRG; this is encoded by the exons ATGGTTGCTATCCTGCGTGCTAGTCCCATGGGGAAAGAAGTCAGTTACCCGTCAAAATTGGAAATAAGAGCCATGTCACAGAAGATTATAGACTATTACCCAATGTTACGGGATGATGATCCAAACATGCCTTAT CTGACTATCTACACCAAAATGTACAAGCGACTCCAAAATATGAGATCCCCACGGAAGAAGCAAGGCTCTGTACCACAAAGAGGAGTGGCAAAGACAGCTCTCTTCAGTGCAGACAACCAAGACATGGAGACGGATTGGACAGACACAAGCAACTCAAGTGATAATACCTTACTTCTTGAGAGCAATGATGACCTTACCGAGGACAACTCCAGTGAAG CATTCCCAGCACATCGACCCCCCTCTGTGCCAAGGAAGCCAAAGACCAAAACCTTCCTGCTGCCATCCGCATCAGCCTCAGGCTCCTCACTCAGGACTGTGATCGCTTCACCAACCACGCCTGCAAAGGATGATGTTG TCGGCCAGGACAGTCTGAAAATGCAGGCTAGGCACTACAAAACCTTGAGCAACATGTACAATAAGCCAAATGCAAAACCCAATCAAAGTGATGTTGCTCAAGTTTTAGACCTTGAGTTTAAGGCCAGACGGGCTTTCATTGATGCAGATGTTACAAGGGAAGAAGACCGACCTGCAAAAATCTTTGAGGCATATCCATGCTTTAGAGATGTtcgaaat GCAATGGATGAGCTGCGGCGCATAGTAGGTGGCACCAACAGCAGATACATCGAGGAAGTGAAAGGAAGATGGGCAGACTTTTGTGCCAAGGTGCAGTTCTATGGTGTGTGGAAGAAAGCCCTGAAACCCCCCTTTCCATTGGATGTCCGTGGAG